CGAAGATCAAGGTGCTCGACGGGGGCGCCATCGCCACGCCGAAGCACCTCGGTGTGTCTGGCAATATCGTTGGCCCGCTTCCGTACGCATGGGGAGGGGTGATGTTCATGACCGGCTCGCAGCCAATGCAGCCGGCGAATCTGAGCGCGGCGAAGGGCGTTCGTTTCTGGGCCAGAGGCGACGGCAAGACCTACAGGATCATGATGTTCTCACAGGGAAAGGGCATGCAGCCACTGGTTCAGAGTTTCGTCGCCGGCGCAAACTGGAAGGAGTATGACTTTTCGTTTGCGTCGTTCGACGGCGTCGACGGCCGTGACATCATGGGATTCGTGTTTGCCGGAGGTCCCGCGCCAGGACCATTCAGCATGCAGATTGACCAGATCTCTCTTCGATGAACGCAGAGGCTGAAATTGTCGCGCGTCTCGATTGCGCAACGAAGCGATACGGAACCACACTCGCTCTGAGTGAAGTGACGTTCGACATCGAGTGCGGACGCGTGCTTGCCCTGCTGGGGCCGAACGGCGCAGGCAAAACCACAGCTGTGAAGCTGCTGCTCGGCCTATCGTCGCCCACGAGCGGGACAGCCACGCTGTTTGGCGGAGATCCGCGGAAGGCCAGCAATCGTCGGAGAATCGGAGCGATGCTTCAGGTGGGCAAAGTCCCGGAGACTCTGCGCGTTCGCGAACATATCGATCAGTTTCGCGGATACTATCCGTCGCCACTGCCGGTGAAGGCCGTCGTCGAGCTCGGCGGACTGCAAGGCATCGAGGACAAGAAATTCGGCGAGCTCTCCGGCGGACAACGACAGCGGGTACTCTTCGCCATCGCACTGTGCGGCGATCCCGAGTTGCTGTTTCTCGACGAGCCAACCCTTGGCTTCGACGTCGAGGTGCGCCGTGCGTTCTGGAAACAAATCCGCGCCTATGTCTCACTTGGACGAACTGTCCTGCTCACGACGCACTATCTGGAAGAGGCGGACGCTCTGGCCGACAGAATCATCGTGATCGATCGCGGTTGCATCGTTGCCGACGGAACGCCCACCGAGATCAAGGGGCGCGTCTCAGGCAGGCGCATTCGCTGCATTACCGATCTGAGCCCTGACGAAATCCACAAAATTGCCGGCGTCAGCAGCGTTTCGCGGGAAGGCGACCGCACCGAAATCATAGCCTCGGCGGCCGAGCAGGTATTGAGAGAGCTTTTCCACCGCGATGCATCTCTGTCCAATCTGGAGGTGACGAGTGTCGGCCTCGAAGACGCGTTCATGGCATTGATCAACAAAGAGGAAGCTGCATGACTGTGCGTCTCCAGAGCACTCAGCAGCGGGTGGTGCCCGTTTCCGAGACGGGCCTCTCGCTCGGAGCCTCTGCACGTATCTACCTGCGTGAGGCAAAGTACGAACTGCTCAAGCTGCTTCGTCTTCCGGCATTCTTCATTCCCAGCCTCGGCTTTCCGATGATGTTCTATGCGCTGTTTGCGCTGGTGCTTCCCACAAAATCCGCGTCGTTTCCGATGACGACGTATCTGCTCGGGACATACGGAGCATTCGGCGTGATTGGAATTGCCCTTTTTTCGCTGGGGATCGGTGTGTCGACCGAGCGCGCGCAGGGTTGGCTCGCCGTCAAGCGCGCCAGTCCGATGCCCATACCGGCGTACTTCTTCGGAAAGTACGCAATGACTATCCTGTTCAGCGCACTTCTTGTGACACTGCTCTGTCTGATGGGCGCTGTTTTTGGACACGTCCGGCTGCAGGCATCCCAGTGGGGGTTGCTGATGCTCGTGCTGATGTTCGGCGGGATTCCGTTCTGCGCAGCGGGCATCATGGTCGCGTATCTGGTGGGACCAAATTCTGCGCCAGCTGTGGTTAACGCAGTCTATCTGCCAAGCGCGTTTCTTTCGGGTTTATTCATTCCGGCGGAAATGCTTCCCTCATTTCTCCGCACTTTTGCCCAGTTTCTGCCACCTTATCATCTGGGTCGGCTGGCGCTGAACGTCATCGGAATTCCAACGGCTTCGAATGGATGGGTCCACATAGGTGCGCTCGCCGGATTCGCCATTCTGTTCACGATCCTCGCGACAGTTGCCTACCGGCGCGATGAAGGAAAGACATACGGCTGATCGATGACCACGCCTCCGCCTGGAAAACGCAGCTTCCGGCTTCTTCCCGAGGACAATTATCTCGGGTGGACGCCGTACGCCTGGCTGGTCTATTTCCCGACACTGTTTCTCCAGCCGGCCATCGCTGGTGCGCCTGCTCATACGTGGGCGCTCACTTCGATCGTTGGGCTCGCCTTTCTGCCGTTGTACTTTCGTGGGTACTGGGCGAGAGGTGCAGAAGCCTCTGCTATCGCTGGCGCCATCGCTGCACTTGGTGCGCTGCTCGTCCCGTGGAACAGCTCCGGATTTGTCCTTTTCATTTATGCCGCCGCATTTTTCGGCACACAGCGTCACACGCGTCGGGTGGCCCAGCTGCTCGGTCTGCTTACCGTCATAGTCGTCGCAGAGGCGTTCGCTCTCCAGCTTCCGCTGCTGGAATGGGCGTGGGCGGCAGTCTTCATCTGGGTGGTCGGCGGAGTCAATTCGCACGGGGCTTCAGTAAGGTATGCAAACGGCGAGTTGCGCATGGCCCGGGACGAGGTCGAACACCTGGCAACGGTTGCGGAACGGGAGCGAATCGCTCGCGATCTGCACGACCTTCTGGGTCACACACTTTCGCTGATCACCCTCAAGTCATCGCTGGCATCCAAGCTCGCGGACCGCGATCCTGAGCGGGCGATCGCTGAAATCCGGGACGTTGAGCGAATCTCGCGCGAGGCTCTTGTCGAAGTGCGGGCAGCAATCGGTGGTTACCGTGATGCCGGCTTCGCTCGAGCAGTTGCCAGCGCACAGCAGATGCTGGCGGCGGGCGGCATCACCGCGCGCGTCGCAATCGAGGAAGTCGAGATGACGCCTGCCGAGGAAGCGGTGCTCGCACTGGCAGTTCGTGAAGGGGTCACCAACGTCGTCAGGCACTCGCGTGCGAAATTCTGTTCGATTACGCTGTCAAGAGACGATAGCGCGAGACGGTTGATGATTGCGGATGACGGAACCTGGAAACGCGCGCTCGACGGGAATGGGCTCGCGGGAATGCGTGAGCGGGTCGCGGCGATTGGGGGAGAGTTTTCAGTTGATCGCCACAATGGCACGCTGCTCACGATCGAGCTTCCCGATGCACCATTGCAAAAGGATGAACCGGTTACCGCAGACAGCAGGCCTGTCGCGATATCAGTCGTCGCATGATTCGCATTATAGTCGCCGAGGACCAGGGCATGGTGCTGGGCGCTCTGGCTGCGTTGCTCGAAACCGAAAGTGACATTGAGGTCGTCGCCACCGCTCGCAATGGGGCGGAGGCAATCTCGCTTACGCGACAGCATTGCCCCGATGTCCTTCTCACCGATATCGAGATGCCGGAGATGACCGGGCTCGAGGTGGCGGCGGCATTGCAGCGCGAGGGCGCTGCGACGCGGGTGGTAATCGTGACGACGTTCGCCCGATCAGGCTATCTGCGACGCGCGCTCGAGGCCGGCGTGTCGGGGTATCTCCTCAAGGACAGCCCGTGTGACATGCTGGCGAATGCAGTGCGACGCGTGCATTCCGGGCTTCGGGCTATTGATCCCGAGCTTGCGGCCGGAGCTTGGGATGAAGCGGACCCTTTGACCGATCGAGAGCGCCAGGCCTTGCGCCTGGCGGGGGAAGGGAAGGCGACTGTCGACATCGCCGCGGCACTCAGGTTATCGGAAGGCACGGTGCGGAATTATCTATCCGACGCCATGACCAAGGTTGGCGCCATCAACCGCGTGGAGGCGTCGCGGATAGCCCGGGCGAAGGGCTGGCTGTAGCTGTTCTGCGTGCAGCACTAATCCCGGCCAGACGGCCAGTGGCCCACGACCACAGGAAGTTGTAACCGCCAACCGGGCCGAACGCATCGAGCACTTCACCGCAGATGTACAATCGGGAATGCCGGCGGCTCTCCATCGTCCGCGGATCCACTTCTGCAAGATTGATCCCGCCCCCAGTCACTTCCGCTTTCCGGTAGCCCTCGTCTCCGCTCCACGGCAATGGGCATGCAACCAGTGCATTGATTACGCGAACGCGTTCGTCACGACGGAGCTCCGCCAGCGAGCGCGCGGGATCGCAGCCGGCCAGCCCGATGAGTACGCCAGCCAGACGATCAGGAAGATGGGCTCGAACAGCTCCCGCCAGTGTCCGATTGCCGTGCGGTTGCAGCGCGGTTTCCCATGCGGCGGCATCGAGCTCCGTCCACTGCACGGTCACGCGCGCCGAGCCGTTCGCTTCCGCTCGCGAACGCACGGCAACGTGGGAGACATCGAGCACGGCTGGACCGCTGTAACCTTTGTGCGTGAACAGAAAGCCGCCCGTTGCTGTTGCCGAACGCGTGGTCACGTCGTCGCGCGCAGTGATCGTCACGCGCAGTGAAACGCCACTCAGGCCGGCAAAGGGCGATTCGCCCGCCGACGTGAGCGGCGTGAGCGCAGGGTAGACCGGATTTATCGTGTGGCCGAGTCGCAACAGCTCTCGAATGCCAAGACCGTCGCTTCCGGTGTTCGGTACCGAGAGACCGCCGGTAGCGACGATGACAGCATCGCATTCAATCGCTGGTGAACTTTCGGATTCAATCAGCCATCCGTCTTTCGCGGGTGCGAAGCCGGTCACGATGGTCTCGTTCCGGATCGTGGTGCCGGCGCGCGTTGCGTAAGCGAGCAGACCGTCCCGCACATCGCGAGCTCTGTTTGAAACAGGGAAAAGCTTTGCGGACTGCGGCTCCTCGGCGAGTGGAATGCGCAACTCATTCTGGAAGAAGTCGATCTGCCCGGCAAGTGGCCACGAGCGCAGAATCTTGCGCAGAGAGTTCGGAGATGAGTCAGTGACGAAACGCGACTCATCAACGCGCATGGGCAGCACGTTGCATCGTCCGCCCCCGCTTATCAGAATCTTTCTGCCGCCATCGCGGGTGCGTTCGAGCAGAATTGTTTCTGCACCACCGGTTGCAGCAAAGATGGCTGCCATCGATCCCGCTGCACCGGCCCCGATAACAACGACGCGGGGGCACGAGCGCCGATTTTCACTGCCTGGCACGTCGGACGCACAAGCGCCGGGCGGTCGTCTGAAACCGATCGATTTCATGCAGGCCGTCTTCAAGGGTCGAGGCGACGCGTGGCGAAGCCGGGGCAATGCGCATGAACGATTCCGGATTGAACGTTTCAGCTGAAACGTATGGGTTGGCCGGTGAAATATGTCCTTGCCGGACCTGGGTTGTGACGACTAACAGAACTCGCACGCTTACCGGATTGACAAGGGCTGCCGCCTCGCCGAGGGCCCGTTGCGTACCGGGTACGTCAGCCATACAATTGGATTGACGCAATAGCGACAGTCCTGCCTCGCGACCGGGACAAACTTCGCTATCTGATGAGGTATGCGATGACTCGCATTTTTATGCTGGCGCTGATTGCGCCCTTGGTTGTGGCCTGTAACGGATCGGATCCCGCGTCGCCGCCGCTTCCGCTTCCACCGCCGGTTGTCGCGGTCGCTTCCGTTACGCTGAACGGCGCACCCGCCGAACTGGAGGTTGGGCGCACGGCCACTATTCAGGCGACTGCGCGCGACTCGCAGGGGAATGCGCTCACCGGCCGAACAATCGTCTGGACTAGCGGGAGCGACGCGATCGCGACCGTCTCGACCGCCGGCGCCATTGTTGGCGCTGGCAGTGGCACTGCTTCGATTACGGCGACCTCTGAAGGGAAGTCGGCATCAGCTTCCATAACGATCGATACCCGAGCGGGTTTTCTTGCGGCGATTGTGGAATCGGTTCGCCAGACGTACGATCTTCCCGCACTCTCCGGAGCAATCGTCACCCGGGGCGGAGGGATGTTTGGAAGCGCCGTTAGCGGGCGCCGCCGTGCCAGCGCTGCTGCGCCGGTTACCATCAACGACATGTGGCACATCGGTTCCAACCTCAAAGCGATTACTGCCCATGTCGCTGGTATCGCC
The Gemmatimonadaceae bacterium DNA segment above includes these coding regions:
- a CDS encoding ABC transporter permease; the encoded protein is MTVRLQSTQQRVVPVSETGLSLGASARIYLREAKYELLKLLRLPAFFIPSLGFPMMFYALFALVLPTKSASFPMTTYLLGTYGAFGVIGIALFSLGIGVSTERAQGWLAVKRASPMPIPAYFFGKYAMTILFSALLVTLLCLMGAVFGHVRLQASQWGLLMLVLMFGGIPFCAAGIMVAYLVGPNSAPAVVNAVYLPSAFLSGLFIPAEMLPSFLRTFAQFLPPYHLGRLALNVIGIPTASNGWVHIGALAGFAILFTILATVAYRRDEGKTYG
- a CDS encoding response regulator transcription factor, which produces MIRIIVAEDQGMVLGALAALLETESDIEVVATARNGAEAISLTRQHCPDVLLTDIEMPEMTGLEVAAALQREGAATRVVIVTTFARSGYLRRALEAGVSGYLLKDSPCDMLANAVRRVHSGLRAIDPELAAGAWDEADPLTDRERQALRLAGEGKATVDIAAALRLSEGTVRNYLSDAMTKVGAINRVEASRIARAKGWL
- a CDS encoding aminoacetone oxidase family FAD-binding enzyme, whose amino-acid sequence is MPGSENRRSCPRVVVIGAGAAGSMAAIFAATGGAETILLERTRDGGRKILISGGGRCNVLPMRVDESRFVTDSSPNSLRKILRSWPLAGQIDFFQNELRIPLAEEPQSAKLFPVSNRARDVRDGLLAYATRAGTTIRNETIVTGFAPAKDGWLIESESSPAIECDAVIVATGGLSVPNTGSDGLGIRELLRLGHTINPVYPALTPLTSAGESPFAGLSGVSLRVTITARDDVTTRSATATGGFLFTHKGYSGPAVLDVSHVAVRSRAEANGSARVTVQWTELDAAAWETALQPHGNRTLAGAVRAHLPDRLAGVLIGLAGCDPARSLAELRRDERVRVINALVACPLPWSGDEGYRKAEVTGGGINLAEVDPRTMESRRHSRLYICGEVLDAFGPVGGYNFLWSWATGRLAGISAARRTATASPSPGLSATPPRG
- a CDS encoding ABC transporter ATP-binding protein → MNAEAEIVARLDCATKRYGTTLALSEVTFDIECGRVLALLGPNGAGKTTAVKLLLGLSSPTSGTATLFGGDPRKASNRRRIGAMLQVGKVPETLRVREHIDQFRGYYPSPLPVKAVVELGGLQGIEDKKFGELSGGQRQRVLFAIALCGDPELLFLDEPTLGFDVEVRRAFWKQIRAYVSLGRTVLLTTHYLEEADALADRIIVIDRGCIVADGTPTEIKGRVSGRRIRCITDLSPDEIHKIAGVSSVSREGDRTEIIASAAEQVLRELFHRDASLSNLEVTSVGLEDAFMALINKEEAA
- a CDS encoding sensor histidine kinase; this translates as MTTPPPGKRSFRLLPEDNYLGWTPYAWLVYFPTLFLQPAIAGAPAHTWALTSIVGLAFLPLYFRGYWARGAEASAIAGAIAALGALLVPWNSSGFVLFIYAAAFFGTQRHTRRVAQLLGLLTVIVVAEAFALQLPLLEWAWAAVFIWVVGGVNSHGASVRYANGELRMARDEVEHLATVAERERIARDLHDLLGHTLSLITLKSSLASKLADRDPERAIAEIRDVERISREALVEVRAAIGGYRDAGFARAVASAQQMLAAGGITARVAIEEVEMTPAEEAVLALAVREGVTNVVRHSRAKFCSITLSRDDSARRLMIADDGTWKRALDGNGLAGMRERVAAIGGEFSVDRHNGTLLTIELPDAPLQKDEPVTADSRPVAISVVA